TATAATTACTGaagctctttaacaaaatattTACCGTGGATAAATAGTTCCGTACATTCCAACTGAGcaaagtaattacaaatagTGTGTTAATGCTGTACAATATTTCAAATCTGAAATTAGGATCTTAACTCATTATATCAATGCAAGCAATAGGAGATTAATCACAACTAAGAATAGAAAAAAGTCAGATTTCCACAGGAACCATAATAAGCTAATAACCCACATAGTCACAATTACTGCAAAGCAGTTAACATATTGAAGTTAACTTTCAGACTTGCCAGGACCAATTTTACCAATGATTTGTTCAGTTCAACCCTAAGCAACAATCCTGGACAAAGTTAATCTAAGTTTCTCTTAAGTAGGGAAGGATCCAAGCTCATTTAAGTTCGATTCTGCCATTTCTTTTCTAAATGAAATTTCTAGCAAGCATATAAGGCAAGGACATGAAGGTCATTATCACCAAAGTATACCATTCCCTGCCCACAAATCCATTGCCACAGCTGCCAGAGTGCCAGCACGACagaaaaaaaatgaatgaatgaatgaataaataaataaacaaaTAATAAGCTCCGATTCTCCTTTTGCCCATAATAAAGTACCAGTGCCGACTGGTATATACGTCATACGTGTATCTGAAGCTCTGAATTGAGATATGACCAAACCCAACAGTGCCTCCTTGCCCGTTTTGCTACTGCTACTTGCTCCAGCTGAAAAGGCTGCCAAGAATATTACCTGGCGCTGCCGCCTGCGGCTGCGGCTTCTTGTTAGTGGAGCCTAGCGGCCGGCCCCTCTTCTTGGCCGGTGAAGCATTTGACACAGAaagcggcggcgccgccgccggagatGCTCGGGGACTCACCACACCCCCACCCTGCGGGCTCGGAGAGAAGCCGGGAGGAAGCATGGGTGACGCGCCAGAGTTGGTGCCAACATCAGCTGGGGCAGGAGCTGGCTGGGACGGGGACACGACAGCCAGCGGCTGGGCGCCGTCCGCGGGGCCATACTTGCGCGGGCGTCCGCGCTTGCGCTTGAGAGGCTCAGCACTGGCGGAGGAGCGGGTGGGCGCCGTCGGCGCGGCGGCATTGCTGGCCGCGGGCTGCTGGTAGAACGGCGGAATGGCGGGTTTCCTGTAGACGGCGACGCCGTTGTGGGGGTAGAGGAGCGCGCCGGGGCCGGGCTGGTGCTGCTGCAGCGCCCCCTTCTGCACGCCACCGCCGTACGCCGCTTCGGCCGCCGACGACATGGCTCCGCCTCGCAAGCACACAGCACGAGCAGAGCAACCAAGAAAAGGTTCCTCCTTTCGATCCCGCCGCAGCCAAGCACCCGCAAGATTCGCCGACCTAGGCAGCAAGCTCGATCGCCATCAGCTCGTAAAATCCAAGCCTCGGTGTCCCGACGAGGAATTCGGCGAGATCAAGAAGCGTACTGGAGACAGGAGAGAGTGTACTTACTCGCAAGTGAGCACCAGAAGAACAAGCTCGAGGTACAAAATCCCCCCTGTTTTCGCttttccttcttcctttctcTGACAAGATTCCCAATTTCACAGTAGCACGGAAGAAAACCcaaataaaaaaagaaatttCCACAAGGACGAATTTCCTCTACGAAATACGGCGGGGAAAACGAAAACCCCAAGATAAACCCTAAAAATCCTCGCGAATAAAGCGTAAAATTATCGATCACCGCGGAAGGGGCCACCAAATTCCCCTGATTTTTGCAAACCCTCGCCTCGAATTCCCCCACACCCTCGCGAATTTCTTGACCCAAAAACCAAAATACTATGGAGGCAAAAAAAAAAGCTTCTGCAATCTAAGGAGGGGAGAAAATGCCCGAAGCCCCGTGATTAATAGAGGTGGGGATGGGGACAGACCGACCGAGGAGGAGCGCGTGCTTTTTCACGAGGGGCCCTGGAAATACGCGGAATCCGCGACGGTTACCATCGTTTGCCAATTTTCCAGGCTTTCACTTGAGCTACCGAGAATTTTGGGGTAACCGAGGGGGTTACTGTAAAGCAGTAGGTGAGATATTTACCTTTTCGCCAGCGTTCACATGAACTGACGAGTGggcttcttttttattttttttgtcGAGGAAAATCAATCCTTTTCCCGTCTCGTTCACATGATGATGCGGTCATGTCATTTTTTGGAAGCTATTTTTACTGCTGCGCCTGCTGTTGGCACTCTCATGTGTACTCCTGTACTCTGCCCAATTATGCGGCTTTTCGTGGGCCCCGCTTGTCAGAGTTCAGTCAGGAACAGAGGTGCCAACGAATGGAACACCTGAAACGAAGCATGCCTCCGAGCTCGTGTGTGAATTGTGATTatggttttcttttcctttttcctcttgCAAGGAGCGTCATTGTGAATTTTTAAACCATTATGTTAGTATATTTTGTAAATATAGAGTCATGACTCAGGGATTTTTTCCCTATATTTTTGTTTCAGTGTATAACCATACCCGCAAGTGCAGTTATATAAAACTTGAACACATGTCCAAAAGACGAAGCAACGTTTAACTAATCTTATAGAAATTTGTTGATGTTCCCTTGGTTCCAGAATATAACTTCGATTAAGTTTATCCTAAAttaaatatttttatttttaccaACAATATCttaaaaaataatttattttaaatataaaaaattatatattatgATAGTTAGATTTCATGATGAATAAGTTAACATTATTTTTATATTAtagattttatatttttatttctaTTGATGATAAAGTTAAAAATGGTACAAACCTAAACATAGCAATATATATATTGGAATAGAGGGAGTACATGGCTAAATTACTTTTAGCTTCTGGCCATATACAGAAGTGCAGTTATGCACAGCTTGAATACATGCTGGAAAGACATGACACAAGTATTTATTTTTGACTAGGCCTCAACTGAAGTTTTGTTTTGGCATAGTTCTTTGCCGCTGCCTTAGGGCGATATACAGAAAGCGtagttatatgcaacttgaatATATGTTGCTATTAGAGAGCTTCGCATTGAATTGTGTTTAATTCCAAATCGAGCTGGTACTACTAAAGCAACTGTTTGGATGTAAATGAAATTATTAGATGGAATCCAAAGAGATCCAGGCCACTGCCACCGTCCTATCTCATCCTCTCCTCGCGCGTCTGCCTCGTCATCTCACCTTCTCCACCCTTGAGCTCCCGTCTCACCTTCTCCACCCTCATGGGAGCTGAGGCTGTGCGGAGGGGCGCAGGGACCGGCATGCGGCTGGGCAGTGGAGGGGTGCAAGGGAGCGCGGCATGACTGGACAGTGGAGGGGCACAGGGGAGCGCGACGATTGGACGGTGGAGGGGAGGCACAAAACGGCATGTGGCATGCCTGCAGAGGGAAGCGCGGCATGACTAGGCGGTGGAGGGGCGTAGGGGAGTGCGACACGACTGGACGGTGGAAGGGCCGCACAAAGCAGCGCGCGGCATGCCGACGGAGGGGCGCGGCGCACGACTGGGTGGTGGAAGGGCGGCGCAGACATATCGGCGGAGGGGAGGGGGTGGCGAAAGGGCGTAGCATGCCAGCggaggggcggggcggcgcaggCACGCCGGCAGAGGGGTGGCGCAGCATGCCGGCCGGTAGTGGGGTGGGGCGGTGGAGGAGAGGAAGTAGGAGAGTTGCGAGAGAGATGAAGAGATGCAGGAGAGAGCAATTCAGCCGAATACGAAGGGGAAGGGTCCGAATTGTGGAAGAGGGTGCTGCAGCCTAATACCATTTCGTATTGAGGTTTCCAGTACCAATTTCTAAAACATACAAACATTAGGTGCATCCAATACTAATTTCAAATTCTAGGTTTCAATAATATCTACATCCAAACGTGGTGTAAAGGTATCTGAGGTAAGAATCATCAAAGGTAGCTTATATACTTATTACTAGATGCGTAAATGTGATGGATTAATAAAATCTGCGAAGCCCATTAGATCTTGCCCAGCCCCTCCAATTTCGATTCTGTTCAGGGTAGGCGGGGAGCTGTAGGAGGTTAGTAATAAAGTGCAAGTTCGAGGTAGTAGTAGGCGAGTTAATCGTGTAAGTTCAAGGGGCTATGAGGAGTAAAACAAACATTCCAGAGCCTTGGATGTATGAATAAACTGAGCATGTGCAAGGGCCAATCTTTTCATCTTATCTTCAGTTATATTCAGTATAAAATTAAGTAGGCATATATAGTCAGTACACTGAATGCTAATTAACTATTGAGGAGTGCCTCATATTATTTTCCAGGATAAATCCAACAGCATCAACCTTAGCTTTTCAATTTACATGATAAGAATCCTAAATCTATTTATATTTTGGATTGGATAGGGCAAAAAATATGTTTATAAGTTGATGACACTATCAGGTTAAGTTACAACTGTTCTTTATTACTTCGTTCCATTCTTTGCTGACTAATCTTTGAGACTGATATATACTTCTCTTAAAGAGATCTTCATATATTGATACATACTACTAACTTTCTAATCTACAAAAGATTTCAATGTGCAAATTAATCACGCAACTCACTGCTCATGTAATCAATCTTGCAAGTTTATCAACGGTCAAAGTTTTAACTTATAGCTGATACGACACATTAATAACAGGGAGTGGCAACTTCCTCGTACAACATTTTGCTTTCTCCATAAATCGATTACAAAAAACATCCTATCCGCCGTAACGGCACCAGCTGCCCAACGATGTCCAAGCAAGTGCAGATGCATAGTCAAGTCAAGCAGAAGAAGAGTCCTCAATTCCACGAACAGAGAACATGTACTGTGGCAATGGAACTGTGCTCTCAGACAGCAAGATCAAACCGTGCTTTCGGTTCGTACACCAAGCCGAATAAAAAAATGGTTTGCATGCagaggaaagagagagggaacTGAACTGGCTACTGAGCCAGATAAAAAAAATGAGTTATGGTCAAAAGTTGCACATTATATTAAAGAAGCCTGTCCGTATGCAGATCACCGTGTAGCACTATATTCACAATCAAAGGGAGTCCTAGTATAAAGCAAATTTACATTTTATAAACATAACAGTAAAATCTGCTTAATTATGTACAGTTCTAAAAGAAATGGAAAGAACAGAAATGAGAAACAAATAGTATCTGCGGATCGGAGCTGACTGAAGCTCTTCATTGTGTGCGACAGCGACAATCACATCGTGTCCCCCTGCTAGCTAGTCCCCCACGTCCTCGCCCTCCAGGTGGTGCGTCCAGTCGACGACCTCCTTGGCCATGTCCGTGAGGTACAGGACGGCGAGGACCACCAGCACCGGGAGCACCACCGAGGCCTTGACCGTCACCCCCACGGTGAGCCGCGGCCGCCTCCGCAGCGACTCGAGGTCCACCAGGCCCAGCACCTCCAGGCACTCCGACCGGAACAGCGTGTGGCTGTAGTCCTTGCACAACGGGAGCAACCCCGCCGGCACCGCCGCCTTCGTGTCGTCCTTCGGCGCCGTCAACCCCAGGCTACTCTCCGACCCCACCGCTGGCGACGAGCCCTCCGCCGGctctgcgccggcggcggtggcatcgtcccgccgcgcggcggcgtgggccgCCGCAGAGAGGAGCCTCCTGCCGCGGTGGCCCGGACCCGGAGGCCGGACGGCAAGGTGGTGAAGGACGACGTGATGGGCGGTGGGAGCTCCGAGGATCATGGAGGGGAGATTATTATCTATCTGAGCCAGCTGCTGATGTGTGTGCTTGAATATTGTAATGCACCTTGGAGCTAATAATTTGTGCATTGTTTATGGATTATTATCGAGTCGAGGATGGCTAGATTTGGGTTTCGTCACGGAGGAGATGATAGGTTGCAGGGAAGGAAGCTCTTACCCCACAAGGCAAGCAACAACAATTGGAACACCAAGCAACCGAGCAAGAGAGCGACGTGTGTGCCTTGAATGCCAGTCAAAATCGGGAGCAGATATTTTTGCGGAGAAAGGCACAGGAGAACCAATCTACCAGCATAACAATAATTCACAGTATGAAGTATCTTGTGCGGCATATTTTAATCGGCAAATGCAAAGATAATTTTTTGAACGGTAATGCAAATTAAGATAATTTCAGTGCTTCGTGTCAGTGACAGCATGCTGAAATATGCACTCAGTTTCGCAGCCATCTTGGATGATTTCGGTACCTGTTACGTTATGGACCTCCTTTATTTATTTAGAATCGTACTCTCTCCATCTTGAAATATAAGATATTTAGTTTATTCTAAGTTAAACTAGTATATATCTGATCAAATTTATAAAGAAAAACATTAATATCTAGCACATCAAATAAGTAATTTATAAAATATATTTAATAATGGATGTAATTATTCTCATTTGACATTCAaactattattattattattttctataaatttagtTAAATTTATAACAGTTTGATTTAGAATAAATCAAAATGCCTCGGATCTGACACTACTCTACAAATGATTAATCACCCGCTGTTTGTAGCTACTCATTTGTCATGGTATCTTGTATGTAAAGACTTCTCATTATTGGAGATAATGAAGCATTTTAATGCCACGATACTGACAAAAAATCACTATCTATCACACGCTTTTAGACCGTACCTAAAGACCACGTCTAGTAAGCTGCAAGTCAGAAGTCACGTATTTTTTTGGTCGCCCGAGATTTCCATGCTTTGAATATCTCTCCTCATGCAGAATGGCAAGGTTTCGTGGCTGACATGAAAAAAAAAGCATCTCGTTAAAGGCCTATTGCCACTTGCCAGGTTTGATCCCCAAAATTGATTGTTGTTTTCAACTCCTTTTGAGCTCCAAGTTCCTACACATATGTTTTCATGCCTTTTGTATATCTATATCTTTTTAATAGTGTTAAGTTTGGCTATGAAACTGAAACTTGAGGCGCGATATATCATTACCATCTCCATCTCTAGTAAATTATAtacaattttcaaaaactttttgaTATAATGACGATGGAATGTACACCATTATGGCATCTAAACTTTATTTTACTGATTTAAGATGTGTTAATAGTATAGATTCCATTTTTACTACTCTGAAAAAGTTTGCAAATATTTCATAGATTACAATAGAGATGGGAATGTGCATGATATGTCCCTGCCCAAAATTTCATTGCGAAACTCAATTTAATTAAAAGAATAAAAACTGATTTTCTTGATTTTGTGGAACCATCTTCGTAGGCCGACCACTTTCATATGCAGTTTTCTTGAAGAACCGCTTGTGGAAAATGCCTACCACCGGCTGTTTAGGACTAAGACGACCCCCCATCTTCAAAGGAGATAGTAATTTGAACAGCCTTCAGCCTACAGAAAGTTAGTTAAAGTGTATGAAAAAAATGGTTTTTGTAGTAGTCATGGTTCCCAACCAAGGAATTGTCTAATAGCAATCATCATTTGCCTCCTTAGCTGCCATGTTTATTTCACTGCAACCAGTTTATTCCAAATGCTAGCATATTCTTTAGTCAAACCACAAACAAAATTACAAGAAGGAATTGACTTCCACTGCAACCAGTTTATTAAACTAGGACAGAACTGGTATTGAAAGAACGGCAATTCATCACGTCTCATTGATAACTACATAAGGAATAGCTCTAATGCCCTATCTGGCAAGCCTTTCCGTTATCTATCCTCACCATGATGCAAACTGGTGTGTGGCCGTTTGAGTATGGTAACACCTTGCTTTGATCAGTCCAGCATATAATTTTGGTTGAACACCAAATGTTCAGAACTATGCCACCTCAGCTCTTAAAATATATATAGCAGCTTCTGCCGTGTCACATAGATGTCCCCAATGGCTAGCGTTGTCGTCCGCTGACAAGGATCGGATCTTGTCCGACATGCTATAGCGACGGAAGAAAAGCCTTCACTTGAATTGAGGAGATGTTGACATATGCGAGAGCGAAAAGGTGGCTGGTAGGCTTACTGGATTAAGGATGATGATGGGTAATAAGCTTAATTATAGgtaggaaggagagaagggtgaaatataattttttttctttctctcagATCCATCTCAGCAGGCGACGTGGCCCGTCCATTGGGGATGGTCGAGCCTCTAAAAGACTAATAAGAATGACTCACTGGAGCATTTTGTAGCCCTACATACAACATTTCTTTGTAGACCCTTTGCACATGAAAATCAGCAATTCTATTTTAATATCCATTACAACTTTATTTTCATCTTAACCTCGGGGAGCTCATCGTAGGAGTACAAATAAAGTATTTCGACCTCCTTCAGCAGTCAAGACAGCTGATTTCTTGCATGTTTCATCGTTGGATTTTGGGCGTTACAGAACGGAGTCAGATTCTAAGATGTGAGGTGGGTATAATTAACCTTCATGGCATATCAGCAGTTCCGCCTCTTCGCCATTTCAGTTGTCTTCACTGCAAGAAATCTATTAATCTATGATGAATTTTTTGTGATGTTTATAAAAACCGTCATAAATAGACATGATCTATGACGATTTATGAATTTTTGTCACAGATTTGCAAATAGCCCATACGGGTTTTAATTTAGGCCTAGTTTCTATGACAAATCTTTGAAAGCATCGTAGAATGAAAATAGAAATCGTCATGAATTTGATGTCATGCTCAAACCATAATGGTTATAAAGAAAAATATGTTATAGTTAACATGAGCCTACGCATCAGCGTAACATATCGAGTTCACGTATGCATCCAAGTTGCTACATAATATTTTGTTGCACGAGAATATTTTTCTTGTGATTTTATTCATATTTAAATTCaactttttattattttttgggAAGGGGAAGGTTGTCCTGGACCAGCATGAGGGGAAGGGGTtttaaatcatgaaaaataaGCTTAAAAAATAGTGCACATGATGGCCGGAGATGTTTAGCTGAAAAAATAAGCAAAAAAGTGTGGAATATGGTATTTGAACCCGAGTCTCAAGGACCAAACTTGTATTTACAAATATTTTCTAGTGCCTACAATTTTATAGCCTACTCCAGCATTTTCGCGGGGGCAACCTGACTCTACAAATGCAAGAAACTTAACGTTACACCACTGTTGTTCTTGTGATATACCTCACTGCGTTTAATAATCTTATGTGATATCCAAATTTTAGATGCATTTTCTTAATATTATGAATTTAAAAATCATACTCCACCATAGTTGTGATAAAAAGAACTATGTTGTTTATTAAAAAAAAATTGATATCAAACTCAATCTCAACTTAGAAAAAATACATCACTCATTTTAAGGATGAATTAAGGCATAGTGAGACGCAGTATCGAACACGAGACCTTAAGAGCCTCTCTCCCAAGCATTACCATCACACTAAGTAATTGTTTGTGATGGCCTACAGTATTTATTGCTAATTATCCGATCACTGCTCGCCATGTGGCACCAGATTTGGAGTGGCATGCTATGAaaatgagaaaaaaaaagagagcgGACGTGGCCAAGGGGACTCAAACCAGCGACCCCTTGCTTAGACCACTGGACTAAAGCTGTGTTTGTGAAATTTAAAGCGACACAAACTTATAACAAACATATGACCATCTAGATTTACATGATGAACACATGCATGATTCATCTTTCTCTTTTTAATCCGGAATTAAAATTTATAATTGGTATTTCTCCCTCATAtgaacttcaaatttgatgatcCTTTTCCCTAAATTTTTCTAAAATcatgtgtgacaccctaggtgtcaaatttgtatcacactagggaaggaattgtaatagatatgttgaattatatgaaatttgggtgtttatgtgaaaataagtaCTTAGGTGtaatttttgcaaaagtataagtccttttatgcaaaatatttgaagtacaaaagtaactttcaaagtttacttaggattaaagtgtaagaatacaagtcatcatgacattacatgaaaacttgcaattatgtccaaaactgcataaaatttaccttaataaggacaaaaccttattAAGTTTGATTTTAGTTCAAAGTTTAAAATTTAAGCTTTGTAATTTGGGTTTTtaaacttgaaccctaaagcaatgttgtagggtttgaaaaattctacaacttctattttgatcattttctcattagggttttggatcagtgggaaatcttactttactgtgaggtccctggactttctatttttgcaaacgagtccctcggaccccccccctcttcttcttcctctggcgcccctgctctgctcttctgctcccctctgccgccgactgccagcgccgcccaccgccgctcctgcccctccccggcgccacctcctgcttgggcggcttccacgcgtcgctctccCGCTTCCCCGGTCCtactcccctcccctgctgtcctCTTCCGCGAGCGCCACGGCCACCAGAGCTGctgccggccaccacctcgccgccgctgaGTCCCGCGCCCACGCCTGctctttttccctccctcttttgcccagcagcaccagcagacAACACTCAATCCATTTCCCTTCCATTCCCTTGCCGCGCACACCCTAAGCcctgaccaccgccgccgcccccttcctccactccggcaaTCCACTGGCCGTCGTGGGCAGCTCAC
The genomic region above belongs to Panicum hallii strain FIL2 chromosome 4, PHallii_v3.1, whole genome shotgun sequence and contains:
- the LOC112889816 gene encoding uncharacterized protein LOC112889816, which encodes MHKLLAPRCITIFKHTHQQLAQIDNNLPSMILGAPTAHHVVLHHLAVRPPGPGHRGRRLLSAAAHAAARRDDATAAGAEPAEGSSPAVGSESSLGLTAPKDDTKAAVPAGLLPLCKDYSHTLFRSECLEVLGLVDLESLRRRPRLTVGVTVKASVVLPVLVVLAVLYLTDMAKEVVDWTHHLEGEDVGD